The genomic interval TCTAAACTTTATTGCATTAGAAATAATTAAAATTTGAAATACTTAATAAATCCCCAAAATTTGCGTCTCTTCAAATATTCAACATCCTTTTCATGTTCATATGCTTCCTTTTCGAAAGAGATATTATAATATGCGGTTCTTGAATTCATACCTTTTAATCGATTTCTCAGGAATTCTATTCCATACCAGAGATAAAAGAAAAGAATACACAACTCTAGCTGTTGTTGCAAATGTATTTTTTCATGATTTAACAAGACTGGATCTTCTTTATATTTCTGATGACGCAAAAACACAAACGGCCATAATGTAATGGACGATGCAAATCGGCCAGTGAAAAGTTTTAATAATAGAGGGCTTACAAAAATCACAATTCGGTTTGTAAAGATTAATATTCAAATTAGAATAAGGTTCAAAAATAGAATTATCTTGTTGAGTAAAAAATTAAGTACTCATTAAATTTTGAATATCATATGAAATATTTGACTCTTAAAATCATAATCCTGATACTAGTTATTCCGAATCTTTCAAGTTCTCAAAATGAAATACCAGCTTTTATTAATGACAGCCTGGATATTTATGTAAATAGAGCGTTGCGTGATTGGCGAATTCCAGGCTGTGCTGTTGCTATTGTAAAAAATGGAAAAGTAATCGTTTCAAAAGGATATGGAATCCGTGATTTAGAAAGCAGAATGCCTGTAGATGAACATACTCAATTTATGATTGCTAGTAACACAAAAGCTGTTACGGGTATATGTTTAGCTAAACTTGAACAAGAGAAAATCTTATCCTTAAACGATCCGGTTACGAAATGGTTACCATGGTTTAAATTGTATGATAAAAATGCCACCGAATTAGTTACCATAAAAGATATCTTGACACATCGAATTGGATTTGAGACATTCCAGGGAGATTTCAGCCATTGGAATACGAATACTTCTCGGAGGGAAGTAATCGAACGTATGGCAAAAATCAAACCTGTTTATGGATTTAGGGATCGCTGGGGTTATTGCAATGCTGGTTATACCGTTGCTGGAGAAATAATTTACAAATCCAGCGGGCTAAACTGGGAACAATACATTACTAAAAATCTCTTTGAACCCCTTGGATTGACTGAAACGCATGCATTAAATAACAATTTTATCAACCAACCAAATCATTGCACTCCATATACAATTTATAATAATGAAATTTTAAAATTGACAATTCCCAATTTAAATAATTTAGCTCCTGCTGCTAGTATTTGTAGCTCCGTTTCAGATTGGATTAAATGGGTACAATTAATTCTGGATGAAGGTAACTGGAATGGCAAAGA from Saprospiraceae bacterium carries:
- a CDS encoding serine hydrolase, with protein sequence MKYLTLKIIILILVIPNLSSSQNEIPAFINDSLDIYVNRALRDWRIPGCAVAIVKNGKVIVSKGYGIRDLESRMPVDEHTQFMIASNTKAVTGICLAKLEQEKILSLNDPVTKWLPWFKLYDKNATELVTIKDILTHRIGFETFQGDFSHWNTNTSRREVIERMAKIKPVYGFRDRWGYCNAGYTVAGEIIYKSSGLNWEQYITKNLFEPLGLTETHALNNNFINQPNHCTPYTIYNNEILKLTIPNLNNLAPAASICSSVSDWIKWVQLILDEGNWNGKEIISPAAIKRSMQAMSIRGAFNPRFNSGHFNLYGLGWLLQDYHKHKIVSHTGGADGFVSSVTLLPEEELGIVVFTNTDANNFYEALKWELVDAFLNLPYRNYSNLMLPEFTKYQLEDLKWLKSVRDSVDLNLIPPIPLKKFTGNYSNSVYGTMKITQEANFLKASFQHHLNQDAKLEYMGQDRFLCTYSNPTLGIKVIPFKILKKKVVSLSLSCADFIEFTPYEFIKK